A genomic region of Runella rosea contains the following coding sequences:
- a CDS encoding alpha-hydroxy acid oxidase, with translation MNQQNQLAMDKIDSSQILNLFDFEKLAVGKMTTMAYEYVASGAADEFTVRWNRQALDAIKLNPTVLTDVSQIDTSTSLLGLDLPYPILIAPTAYHKIMHPEGEHATARGAGSAKAVYVVSSFTTTPLEEIAKVATQPLWFQIYVRDDRDFTKALIQQAEALGFRALCITVDTPVAGVRNRQDKALFGLPDGVNTPHMYGGLAEKKPFTWKDIDWIKSFTKMPVLLKGILNSDDAEKAVAAGMDGIIVSNHGGRNLDTVPATIEALPRISEKVNKRIPILMDGGIRRGTDVLKAIALGANAVLVGKPICFGLACGGAEGVTKVLEILKNELELAMALTGRATIASIDPSVIWK, from the coding sequence ATGAACCAACAAAATCAACTGGCAATGGATAAAATTGATAGTTCACAAATCCTCAATCTGTTTGATTTTGAAAAGTTGGCGGTGGGTAAAATGACAACAATGGCTTACGAATATGTAGCAAGTGGCGCCGCTGACGAATTTACGGTTCGATGGAATCGACAGGCGTTGGATGCGATAAAGCTCAATCCAACGGTACTTACCGACGTCAGCCAAATTGATACCAGTACTTCTCTTTTGGGGCTGGATTTGCCTTACCCGATTCTCATTGCTCCGACGGCCTATCACAAAATCATGCACCCCGAAGGAGAGCATGCCACCGCCCGTGGTGCTGGTTCAGCAAAGGCTGTTTACGTAGTCAGTTCCTTTACCACAACTCCTTTGGAAGAAATCGCGAAAGTGGCTACCCAACCACTTTGGTTTCAGATTTACGTAAGAGACGACCGAGATTTTACCAAAGCATTGATTCAGCAGGCAGAAGCGTTGGGGTTTCGTGCGCTTTGCATTACGGTAGATACCCCCGTGGCAGGCGTTCGCAATCGGCAGGATAAAGCCCTTTTTGGTCTACCCGATGGGGTGAATACTCCCCACATGTATGGTGGACTGGCGGAGAAAAAGCCATTTACCTGGAAAGACATTGATTGGATAAAATCATTCACTAAAATGCCCGTTTTGCTCAAAGGAATTTTAAACTCGGACGATGCCGAAAAGGCCGTGGCGGCAGGTATGGACGGAATCATCGTTTCCAACCACGGTGGTCGAAATTTGGATACCGTACCCGCTACCATCGAAGCCCTTCCGCGTATTTCCGAAAAAGTAAACAAAAGAATCCCGATATTGATGGACGGCGGCATTAGACGGGGAACCGATGTACTGAAAGCCATTGCCTTGGGGGCCAATGCCGTATTGGTGGGCAAACCCATCTGTTTCGGGCTGGCCTGCGGCGGCGCCGAGGGAGTAACCAAGGTGCTGGAAATACTCAAAAATGAACTTGAATTGGCGATGGCACTCACGGGTAGGGCTACGATTGCCAGTATAGATCCGTCGGTGATATGGAAATAG
- a CDS encoding sugar transferase produces the protein MTHRQLNFIGTNVPISGISKDILEMPVPSSACKDAVNQAIPAYLLNFGSYSSWSQVDADVVLMRNFSLKGPNLYLDELMLKKHNPNVVLEKVRSSLGANGYFALKIVTAENIKCEIQKDISPFLIRLYYPVHFLFRRVLPKLTGFHTLYRKLQIAVDMSKAEIMGRLIYNGFKIVDVVDDCKETLIIAKVNRHGNPSLTNPAASEGVVFRMNRIGKGGKKMTVYKFRSMHPYAEYVQEYLHSTQGLDAGGKFKNDFRVSTGGRLIRKYWIDELPMLYNLLRGDIKLIGVRPISEHYFGLYPEQLQALRKKHTPGLLPPYYADLPETFEEIVQSELTYLEAYTKAPFKTDVNYLWKILKNIVINKARSK, from the coding sequence ATGACTCATCGGCAACTTAACTTCATTGGAACAAATGTTCCAATCTCTGGAATATCAAAAGATATTTTGGAGATGCCCGTGCCAAGTTCAGCGTGTAAAGACGCTGTAAACCAGGCCATACCCGCTTATTTGCTGAATTTTGGCTCCTATAGTTCTTGGAGTCAAGTTGATGCAGACGTCGTTCTGATGCGTAATTTTTCGCTAAAGGGTCCAAACTTGTATTTGGATGAATTGATGCTCAAAAAGCATAATCCTAATGTTGTTTTAGAAAAAGTAAGAAGTTCGCTTGGCGCTAATGGGTATTTTGCCCTCAAAATTGTTACGGCTGAAAACATTAAATGTGAAATTCAGAAGGACATCTCCCCCTTCTTGATCCGCCTCTATTATCCAGTACATTTTTTGTTCAGAAGAGTTTTACCCAAACTGACTGGATTTCATACCCTTTACCGGAAGCTCCAAATCGCCGTTGATATGTCAAAGGCAGAAATAATGGGGCGATTAATCTATAATGGCTTTAAAATCGTAGATGTGGTAGATGATTGTAAGGAAACATTAATCATTGCTAAGGTTAATCGCCATGGTAATCCAAGTTTGACCAATCCAGCGGCGAGTGAAGGCGTTGTGTTCAGAATGAATAGAATAGGAAAAGGGGGTAAAAAAATGACCGTTTATAAATTTCGCTCCATGCACCCTTACGCTGAATACGTGCAGGAATACCTGCATAGTACGCAAGGATTGGATGCTGGTGGGAAGTTTAAAAATGATTTTCGGGTAAGTACGGGAGGACGTCTGATTCGGAAATACTGGATTGATGAACTGCCGATGTTGTATAACCTACTTCGGGGCGACATTAAATTGATTGGCGTCCGGCCCATCAGTGAGCATTATTTTGGCTTATATCCCGAGCAATTACAGGCCCTGCGCAAAAAACATACTCCAGGATTGCTGCCACCTTATTATGCAGATTTACCCGAAACATTTGAAGAAATTGTACAGTCAGAACTGACCTATTTGGAGGCCTACACAAAGGCCCCTTTTAAAACGGATGTAAACTATCTGTGGAAAATTTTGAAAAACATTGTGATTAACAAGGCCCGCAGTAAATAA
- a CDS encoding M20/M25/M40 family metallo-hydrolase, giving the protein MKNRKPTLSLLGLFTCFTLIFTTVYAQEDDPGKSGKVEAAYLKETEQLAKNKQIQKAFQSISAQKKRNREELIMLTEIPAPPFMETKRGERFASMLKEAGIDSVWTDKVGNVIGLRKGKKRNRTVAFDAHLDTVFPLETDVKVKVKGDTLFAPGIGDNTQGVVMIVSVLRALEEAKIETDADVLFIGSVGEEGLGDLRGVKYLFTDQSPHIDSWIAIDGGGMDYLRTMGLGSYRYRVTFKGPGGHSWGAFGLANPQHALGSAIHYFSKVADKFTRTGARTSYNVGRIGGGTSVNSIAFESWMEIDMRSEIPENLNLVDSLLKASVQQALQEHNAMKRMGPALTVEIKKIGDRPSGELPESLPLIQRAMAAVTFLGVSPKVGRGSTNSNTPIAKGIPAVTLGRGGKGGNAHALNEWWYDDEGYKAIQIALLTLVSEAGMVNP; this is encoded by the coding sequence ATGAAAAATCGAAAACCCACCTTGAGCCTCCTTGGACTTTTTACCTGCTTCACCCTCATTTTTACTACTGTTTACGCCCAGGAAGATGATCCAGGGAAAAGCGGTAAAGTAGAGGCAGCTTATCTCAAAGAAACCGAGCAATTGGCCAAAAACAAGCAAATTCAAAAGGCTTTTCAATCCATATCTGCCCAAAAAAAACGAAATCGTGAAGAATTGATTATGCTGACGGAGATTCCAGCACCGCCGTTTATGGAAACCAAACGGGGTGAGCGTTTTGCATCCATGCTCAAAGAAGCAGGAATAGATTCTGTTTGGACCGACAAAGTTGGCAACGTGATTGGGTTACGAAAAGGAAAAAAGCGCAATCGTACCGTTGCTTTTGATGCTCACTTAGATACCGTATTTCCCCTCGAAACCGATGTTAAAGTTAAAGTAAAAGGCGATACGCTCTTTGCGCCAGGTATTGGCGACAACACGCAGGGAGTGGTCATGATAGTGTCGGTGTTAAGAGCCTTAGAAGAAGCCAAAATAGAAACCGATGCTGATGTTTTGTTCATCGGCTCAGTAGGCGAAGAAGGATTGGGTGACTTAAGAGGGGTAAAATACTTATTCACTGACCAAAGTCCACACATTGACTCTTGGATTGCCATTGATGGAGGAGGTATGGATTACTTACGGACAATGGGATTAGGCTCGTACCGCTACCGCGTAACCTTCAAAGGTCCTGGTGGACATTCATGGGGAGCATTTGGCTTGGCCAACCCTCAGCATGCCTTAGGCTCGGCTATTCATTATTTTTCAAAAGTGGCCGATAAGTTTACCCGAACGGGTGCCCGCACCAGCTACAACGTAGGCAGAATCGGTGGCGGCACATCGGTCAATTCCATTGCGTTTGAATCGTGGATGGAGATAGATATGCGCTCCGAAATCCCCGAAAACCTCAACTTAGTAGACTCGCTTTTAAAAGCATCGGTGCAGCAGGCCCTTCAGGAACATAATGCCATGAAACGCATGGGCCCTGCCTTGACGGTGGAAATCAAAAAAATCGGAGACCGTCCTTCGGGCGAGCTTCCTGAAAGCTTACCCCTCATTCAGCGTGCCATGGCTGCTGTCACTTTTTTGGGAGTTTCTCCCAAGGTAGGGCGGGGTTCGACCAATTCAAACACGCCCATTGCTAAAGGGATTCCTGCCGTAACCTTGGGGCGTGGAGGAAAAGGCGGAAATGCCCATGCGCTCAATGAATGGTGGTACGATGACGAAGGCTATAAAGCCATTCAAATAGCGTTGTTGACCTTGGTTTCTGAAGCAGGAATGGTTAATCCTTAA
- a CDS encoding DUF1028 domain-containing protein, translated as MKNYLLISFVLFFSQVNAQFFRKDNGLAHTFSIVARDEKTGEIAVGVQSHWFSVGTSVSWAEAGVGAVATQSFTNKSFGIRGLALLKEGKTAQQALDILLSDDPGKEVRQVGIVDAKGNVANFTGKNCVDFAGDLKGKNYAVQSNMMLTNEVPVAMAKSFEANTRLPLAERVLEALKAAQKVGGDIRGKQSAAILVVKGEATGKPWDENHLVDLRVDDHADPLVEMERLLKTHRAYEHMNNGDLAIENNNMTLAMQEYGAAMKMFPKNLEMQYWTAITLANGGNVQKASVMLQAIYAKEPNWRKMTKRLPKAGLLTVKEKELNLLLKK; from the coding sequence ATGAAAAATTACCTCCTTATCAGTTTCGTACTCTTTTTTAGTCAAGTCAATGCCCAGTTTTTCAGGAAAGACAATGGCTTGGCGCATACGTTTTCGATTGTGGCCCGCGACGAAAAAACGGGTGAAATCGCCGTCGGTGTTCAAAGCCATTGGTTCAGCGTGGGCACCTCGGTTTCGTGGGCCGAAGCGGGAGTTGGAGCCGTAGCGACCCAATCTTTTACCAACAAATCGTTTGGAATCAGAGGCTTGGCGTTGCTGAAAGAGGGAAAAACGGCCCAGCAGGCGCTGGATATTCTGCTGTCTGATGACCCAGGTAAAGAAGTACGGCAAGTCGGCATTGTGGATGCCAAAGGAAACGTTGCCAATTTTACGGGCAAAAATTGCGTCGATTTTGCGGGCGATTTAAAAGGAAAAAACTACGCCGTACAATCTAACATGATGCTGACCAATGAGGTGCCTGTGGCCATGGCAAAATCGTTTGAAGCCAATACCCGACTGCCTTTGGCTGAGCGGGTGTTGGAGGCCTTGAAGGCCGCCCAAAAGGTGGGCGGCGATATTCGGGGCAAGCAATCGGCCGCTATTTTGGTGGTGAAAGGCGAAGCAACGGGCAAACCTTGGGATGAAAACCATTTGGTGGATTTGCGAGTCGACGACCACGCTGATCCGTTGGTCGAAATGGAGCGACTATTAAAAACCCATCGCGCCTATGAGCACATGAACAACGGTGATTTGGCCATTGAAAACAACAACATGACCTTGGCTATGCAGGAATACGGTGCAGCCATGAAAATGTTCCCAAAAAATCTGGAGATGCAATACTGGACGGCCATCACGTTGGCCAACGGTGGCAACGTACAAAAAGCATCCGTTATGCTGCAAGCCATCTACGCCAAAGAACCTAATTGGCGAAAAATGACCAAAAGACTCCCCAAAGCAGGATTGCTGACCGTCAAAGAAAAAGAATTGAATCTGTTGCTGAAGAAATGA
- a CDS encoding amidase — protein sequence MTKSLSLIIAIVLLLNIVGFRPNSNMAAPINVEELTITQIHAAYKKGTFTSQQLVAAYLERIKQLNSQINAITTLNPQAIAIAKALDEEYKRTKVLRPLHGIPIIVKDNINTKGLATTAGALALKDFVPDADAFVIDKLVKGGAIIIAKSNMAEWAFTPWHSFSSTHGATLNPYNLEHVPAGSSGGTGASVAANFATIGLGTDTGNSIRGPASHCSLVGFRTTLGLISRADIVPLNFRNDVVGPMCRSVEDATRVLEIMTGYDPNDPITKYSEGKSPKNYRQFLQKNGLKGARIGIMRELCENTPTASALSGSTGMADPEVKALFEKAISDMKAMGAVIIDPFTVSDFSNLRKDVVCFDFRGDLEAYLAKYVKNDTIKTLEDIVRIGSKSKSAEARVKANLVVQNPNCPDVYTSPRRIAFRKAIEDKMEELKLDAVIYPTWNNKPAKINTYNEELKRVEYYGDNSQIIAPHTGKPAFTIPMGFTTGNLPAGIQFLGRMYAEPTLIKLAFAYEQGTKHRVPPTLKK from the coding sequence ATGACAAAAAGTTTATCCTTAATCATTGCCATCGTTCTGCTGTTGAACATCGTCGGTTTTCGGCCCAATTCCAATATGGCAGCGCCCATCAACGTGGAGGAATTGACCATCACACAAATTCACGCTGCTTACAAAAAAGGCACATTTACGAGCCAACAGTTGGTGGCGGCCTATTTGGAACGCATCAAGCAATTAAATTCCCAAATCAATGCCATCACTACCCTCAACCCGCAGGCCATAGCAATCGCCAAAGCGTTGGACGAAGAATACAAACGAACCAAAGTGCTGCGGCCATTACACGGGATTCCGATCATTGTCAAAGACAATATCAACACCAAAGGACTCGCCACCACAGCGGGAGCATTGGCTTTGAAAGATTTTGTGCCTGATGCTGATGCTTTTGTGATTGATAAATTGGTAAAAGGAGGTGCCATTATCATTGCTAAGTCTAACATGGCCGAATGGGCCTTCACACCTTGGCATTCGTTCAGTTCTACCCACGGAGCCACGCTCAATCCGTATAATCTGGAGCACGTTCCCGCTGGTTCGAGTGGTGGGACGGGGGCCTCCGTGGCGGCCAATTTCGCCACCATTGGCCTCGGCACCGATACGGGCAACTCTATTCGCGGCCCTGCTTCGCATTGTTCTCTGGTAGGTTTTCGAACGACGCTGGGATTGATAAGCCGTGCTGACATTGTGCCGCTCAATTTCAGAAATGATGTCGTGGGGCCCATGTGCCGAAGCGTCGAAGATGCGACTCGGGTGTTGGAAATTATGACGGGTTATGATCCTAATGACCCCATCACTAAGTATTCAGAAGGAAAGAGTCCGAAGAATTATAGGCAGTTTCTCCAAAAAAACGGGCTGAAAGGCGCACGAATAGGTATCATGCGGGAGTTGTGTGAAAATACTCCTACTGCCTCTGCTTTGTCCGGGAGTACTGGCATGGCCGATCCGGAGGTTAAAGCTTTATTTGAAAAAGCCATTTCGGATATGAAGGCCATGGGGGCTGTTATCATTGATCCCTTTACGGTATCTGATTTCTCAAACCTCCGAAAAGATGTGGTCTGTTTTGATTTCAGAGGTGATTTGGAGGCCTATCTTGCTAAATATGTCAAAAACGACACCATAAAAACACTGGAAGACATTGTCAGAATAGGAAGCAAATCCAAGTCGGCCGAAGCGCGGGTCAAGGCCAATCTTGTCGTCCAAAATCCCAACTGCCCAGATGTCTATACGTCTCCCCGACGGATTGCTTTTCGCAAGGCCATTGAAGACAAAATGGAGGAGTTGAAATTGGATGCCGTTATTTATCCGACTTGGAATAATAAACCCGCCAAAATCAATACTTATAATGAAGAATTGAAACGGGTAGAATATTACGGAGACAATAGCCAAATCATTGCCCCGCACACTGGCAAACCCGCCTTTACCATTCCGATGGGTTTTACGACGGGCAATTTACCCGCAGGAATTCAATTTCTGGGCCGAATGTATGCCGAGCCTACCTTAATCAAATTGGCTTTTGCCTACGAGCAGGGAACCAAACACCGGGTGCCGCCAACCCTCAAAAAGTAA
- a CDS encoding polysaccharide biosynthesis/export family protein produces MSNIQTKLLLLLLSIAAIFQLSSCTTVQKITPPSLEYFQTENASFPAYLETNLPQVAKIQKDDILAVIVSSLNKESNEILNFTNINTLPVSVFSGNVGGGSQPLGYPVDSSGAVVIPLIGKIMLGGLTLQKAEDKIRQELEKSIKDPVVNVRFMNHKFSILGEVGAVGTYNLLDERTTILEAIALAGDLTMFGKRDSVTVIRYKDGKREIGKVNLRNRTVFTSPYFYVQNGDLIYVEPTKDKFIPLPPQPQAPPPSLFLQRAPIYLSLVSTVVILFSLFTR; encoded by the coding sequence ATGAGTAATATTCAGACTAAACTTCTCCTTTTACTTTTAAGCATTGCTGCGATTTTTCAACTGTCATCCTGTACAACGGTTCAGAAAATTACGCCGCCCAGTTTGGAATATTTTCAGACCGAAAATGCCTCTTTCCCAGCTTATTTAGAGACGAACCTGCCGCAGGTTGCCAAAATTCAGAAGGATGATATTTTAGCCGTCATTGTCAGCAGTCTCAATAAAGAGTCGAATGAAATACTCAACTTTACCAATATCAATACTCTACCCGTATCGGTATTTTCAGGAAACGTGGGGGGAGGCTCCCAGCCCTTGGGCTATCCCGTAGATTCATCAGGGGCGGTAGTGATTCCTTTAATTGGGAAAATAATGCTCGGCGGTTTGACCCTGCAAAAAGCAGAAGATAAAATTCGGCAGGAACTAGAGAAAAGTATCAAAGATCCAGTGGTCAATGTGCGCTTTATGAACCATAAATTCTCCATTTTGGGTGAGGTAGGTGCCGTAGGTACGTACAATCTACTGGATGAACGAACAACTATTCTGGAAGCCATCGCTTTGGCGGGCGATTTGACCATGTTTGGTAAGCGCGACAGTGTGACGGTGATTCGGTACAAAGACGGGAAACGCGAAATCGGTAAAGTGAATCTTCGCAACCGAACGGTGTTTACGTCGCCCTATTTTTATGTCCAAAATGGTGATTTGATTTACGTTGAACCCACAAAAGATAAGTTTATTCCGTTGCCTCCGCAGCCGCAGGCGCCACCTCCAAGCTTGTTTCTTCAACGAGCGCCCATTTACCTAAGCTTGGTCTCAACGGTCGTTATTTTGTTCAGTCTTTTCACGCGTTGA
- a CDS encoding UpxY family transcription antiterminator, whose product MPWFVLYTKSRSEKLVANALQKKGIDVYCPLMKRQKQWSDRIKIVEEPLFKSYCFVNLREEERSLVFDVSGVVRYLFWLKKPAIVKQAEIDIIKDMLNDFDHGSIEVVSLSVADRIRIDSGAFIDHEAEVVSTQGRNIIAKIDSLGICIAIDKSKNKIKKIQATA is encoded by the coding sequence ATGCCGTGGTTTGTACTTTATACTAAGTCAAGAAGTGAGAAATTGGTCGCCAATGCCCTGCAAAAAAAAGGGATTGACGTCTATTGCCCACTCATGAAGAGACAAAAACAATGGTCTGACCGGATAAAGATTGTAGAGGAGCCGCTGTTTAAATCCTACTGTTTTGTGAATTTGAGGGAAGAAGAGCGAAGCTTGGTTTTCGACGTTTCGGGGGTGGTCAGGTATTTGTTTTGGTTGAAAAAACCAGCCATTGTCAAACAAGCCGAGATTGATATAATTAAAGATATGCTCAATGATTTTGACCACGGAAGCATTGAGGTCGTGAGCCTTTCGGTGGCGGATAGAATCAGGATAGATTCTGGGGCGTTTATTGATCATGAAGCAGAGGTGGTTTCAACCCAAGGTCGAAACATCATTGCCAAAATAGACTCATTGGGTATCTGTATTGCCATCGATAAGAGTAAGAATAAAATCAAGAAAATTCAGGCAACTGCATAG
- a CDS encoding GumC family protein codes for MNNDNTFNEEQDEDLDILGVIFKYLRYWYWFVLTVAIGMGWAYQYLRKFTPVYAVKASLLIKDDRSKGFGKDIKDDFSLNDPKVIDNEIEVLKSRPLMGKVIDALNLTVSYWKEGSARDEELHTKSPIKVNTKDLTDYAYGNPLYIKPFDDNKYQIVTADQNILGTFDYSQLVKTQHGTFRVFKRDSVTIVDSTPIKVLFQSRDGLIGGLAGSLQIAPLKEYYSTIISIGLQTTVPDKGKDILNKLLEEYAFGTLEDKNREATNTLRFIEERLKLVTSELGDVEQNVEQYRRSQGITDLSSEASLFLGKVEENDAKINELDIRENVLNEVDRYLNSTQVGNIAPATMMVNDPVLNSYIDQFVQLEAERSKLAQTVQPGNPYLETINNQMKNVKQAIRENLNNQKANIQVSRRSLEALNSRLSGSISTIPRKEREYVGIKRQAGIKENLYLLLLQKREETALSYASTVTDSRVIEAPFLTGQVQPNSKNIYMMAILLALVIPATIIATKELLTNTVQSKKEIERKTGLKVFGEIAIKPKENKGEIIDTGSRSFISEQIRMIRSNMKYILSNDVHEGIANVILFTSSTGGEGKTFVATNIAASLALLDKRVVILGLDLRKPTIHSYLGVANKKGISNYLIGKAKAEDIVVSTSINNVYLAPSGPMPPNPSELIANGRIKELIDELKYSFDYIIMDTPPIGLVTDATLLAPYAEATFYLIRHNKTPKMFLSTIKELDRKKTFKSFNLIFNAVNIKKSADYGYGYGYGTQYGGYYGEDKSSKGWFDKLLAKR; via the coding sequence ATGAACAATGACAATACTTTTAACGAAGAGCAGGATGAAGACCTGGATATTCTTGGTGTCATATTCAAATACCTGCGTTATTGGTACTGGTTTGTACTGACCGTGGCTATAGGAATGGGTTGGGCTTACCAATACCTCCGAAAATTTACGCCAGTGTATGCAGTAAAAGCGTCATTGTTGATCAAAGATGATCGCTCAAAAGGCTTCGGTAAAGATATCAAAGACGATTTTTCGCTCAATGACCCCAAGGTAATTGATAACGAAATCGAAGTGCTAAAATCAAGACCTCTGATGGGCAAAGTAATTGATGCCCTCAACCTAACGGTTTCGTACTGGAAAGAAGGCTCGGCCCGTGATGAGGAGCTACATACCAAGAGCCCCATCAAAGTAAATACGAAGGATTTGACGGACTATGCCTACGGAAACCCGCTATACATTAAGCCGTTTGATGATAATAAGTATCAGATAGTAACCGCAGACCAAAATATTTTGGGAACGTTTGATTATAGCCAATTGGTTAAAACCCAGCACGGAACCTTCCGGGTATTTAAGCGAGATAGCGTGACAATCGTGGATAGTACGCCCATCAAAGTGCTTTTTCAATCCAGAGACGGTCTGATTGGCGGCTTGGCGGGAAGCCTTCAGATAGCGCCTCTCAAAGAATATTACTCAACAATTATTTCGATTGGATTGCAAACCACGGTACCTGACAAAGGAAAAGATATTCTTAACAAACTGTTGGAAGAATACGCTTTCGGGACCCTCGAAGACAAAAACCGGGAGGCAACCAATACGCTACGTTTCATTGAAGAGCGCCTCAAATTGGTAACCTCCGAACTCGGAGATGTGGAGCAAAATGTGGAACAGTATCGCCGTAGCCAAGGGATTACGGACCTAAGCTCAGAAGCGAGCCTCTTTTTGGGGAAAGTAGAGGAAAATGACGCCAAAATCAACGAATTGGATATTCGCGAGAATGTACTCAATGAGGTCGACCGGTACCTCAACAGCACGCAAGTAGGAAACATCGCCCCCGCCACCATGATGGTAAATGACCCCGTGCTGAATTCTTATATTGACCAATTTGTGCAGTTGGAAGCCGAGCGAAGCAAACTCGCCCAAACCGTTCAGCCTGGCAACCCTTATTTGGAGACGATAAACAACCAAATGAAAAATGTTAAACAGGCTATCCGTGAAAACCTAAACAACCAAAAGGCAAACATACAGGTAAGCCGGAGAAGTTTGGAGGCGCTCAATAGCCGTCTTTCGGGCTCCATTTCCACCATTCCACGCAAAGAAAGAGAATATGTGGGCATCAAAAGGCAGGCGGGAATAAAAGAGAATCTGTACTTATTGTTGTTACAAAAAAGAGAAGAAACGGCGTTGTCGTACGCGTCGACAGTCACGGATAGCAGGGTGATTGAAGCGCCCTTCCTCACGGGACAAGTCCAACCAAACAGTAAGAATATTTATATGATGGCTATCTTGCTGGCGTTGGTCATTCCCGCTACCATTATTGCCACTAAAGAATTATTGACGAATACGGTTCAGTCTAAGAAAGAAATAGAGCGAAAAACGGGTTTGAAAGTATTTGGCGAAATTGCCATCAAGCCCAAGGAAAATAAAGGTGAAATCATCGATACTGGTAGCCGTAGTTTTATCAGTGAACAGATTCGGATGATTCGTTCCAACATGAAATACATCCTCTCTAATGATGTACACGAGGGCATTGCCAACGTGATTCTTTTTACGTCGTCTACGGGTGGAGAGGGGAAAACTTTTGTGGCGACCAACATCGCGGCGTCGCTGGCGCTGCTTGATAAAAGAGTGGTTATTTTGGGGTTAGACCTGCGCAAACCCACTATCCACTCGTATTTAGGCGTTGCAAACAAAAAAGGGATTTCCAATTATTTGATTGGAAAAGCAAAAGCCGAGGACATCGTTGTAAGTACCTCCATCAACAATGTTTATTTGGCGCCGAGCGGCCCCATGCCTCCCAATCCTTCTGAGTTGATTGCCAACGGCCGTATCAAGGAGTTGATTGATGAACTTAAATACTCGTTTGATTATATTATCATGGATACTCCGCCCATCGGCTTGGTGACTGATGCTACCCTTTTGGCTCCTTATGCAGAAGCAACGTTTTACCTGATTCGGCACAATAAGACCCCCAAAATGTTTTTATCAACCATTAAGGAGTTGGACCGCAAGAAAACGTTCAAGTCATTTAACTTGATTTTTAACGCTGTCAACATCAAAAAGTCGGCAGATTATGGCTATGGCTACGGCTACGGTACCCAATATGGCGGCTATTACGGAGAGGATAAAAGCTCAAAAGGCTGGTTTGATAAATTATTGGCTAAAAGATAA